One genomic window of Dioscorea cayenensis subsp. rotundata cultivar TDr96_F1 unplaced genomic scaffold, TDr96_F1_v2_PseudoChromosome.rev07_lg8_w22 25.fasta BLBR01001428.1, whole genome shotgun sequence includes the following:
- the LOC120256416 gene encoding MDIS1-interacting receptor like kinase 2-like, which yields MATITGVQLGELGLEGKLEILNFSALASLRVLNLSDNHIHGSIPVAISALSKLIFLDLSTNNLTGVIPSELGNLTRLNTLLLAENQISSSIPPSFGKLLNLNWLTISRNFLVGPIPPVFGNLTKLNFLYLWRNDLTGSIPCTIGNLVNLREFDISDNHITGPIPQGIANLTKLETFHLFNNSINGSIPSEIGNLVNLRDFSIYKNQIIGPIPHSIGTLTKLETLYLYNNNINNSIPYEIGNLVNLRDFDISNNHIIGPIPHSTRNLTKVKTFHLFNNNINGSIPYEIRNLVNLRDFDISDNQITGPIPHSIRNLINLETFHLFNNSINGSIPSEIGILVNLRDFSIYKNQIIWVPFHIALEP from the coding sequence ATGGCAACCATCACTGGGGTCCAACTGGGAGAGTTGGGACTAGAAGGAAAGTTGGAGATTCTCAACTTCTCAGCTCTAGCATCACTCAGAGTTCTCAACCTCAGTGATAACCATATACATGGATCCATCCCTGTAGCCATTTCAGCTCTCTCCAAGCTCATCTTCCTTGATCTCTCTACCAACAATCTCACAGGTGTCATCCCATCAGAGCTTGGTAATTTGACAAGGCTCAACACCCTATTGCTCGCTGAGAATCAAATAAGTAGCTCCATACCTCCTTCTTTTGGAAAGCTTTTGAACCTGAATTGGCTAACCATCTCCAGAAATTTCTTAGTTGGTCCCATTCCTCCAGTGTTTGGGAACTTGaccaaattgaattttttataccTATGGAGAAATGACCTCACTGGCTCTATTCCTTGTACGATTGGGAATCTAGTAAATTTGAGAGAATTTGATATATCTGACAACCACATAACTGGTCCCATCCCACAAGGCATTGCAAACCTGACCAAGCTTGAAACCTTTCACCTATTTAATAATAGCATAAATGGTTCCATTCCTAGTGAAATTGGGAATTTAGTGAATTTGAGggatttttcaatatataaaaaccaaataattgGTCCCATTCCACATAGCATTGGAACCTTAACCAAGCTTGAAACTCTTTACCTATATAACAATAACATAAACAACTCCATTCCTTATGAGATTGGGAATTTGGTGAATTTGAGGGATTTTGATATATCTAACAATCATATAATAGGTCCCATCCCACATAGCACTAGAAACCTAACCAAGGTTAAAACCTTTCacctatttaataataacataaatggcTCCATACCTTATGAGATCCGGAATCTGGTGAATTTGAGGGATTTTGATATATCTGACAATCAGATCACCGGTCCCATCCCACATAGCATTAGAAACTTGATCAATCTTGAAACCTTTCACCTATTTAATAATAGCATAAATGGCTCCATTCCTAGTGAAATTGGGATTTTAGTGAATTTGAGggatttttcaatatataaaaaccaaataatctgGGTCCCATTCCACATAGCATTGGAACCTTGA